In a genomic window of uncultured Flavobacterium sp.:
- a CDS encoding WG repeat-containing protein, producing the protein MKKTLIFLFVCCIQFVNSQELALVKKDSKIGYISKDGNFKIEPQYKSAKSFSEGLAAVENGGKWGFIDTKGNWAIPATFSDAKEFNNGIAIVKNDKDWVYINTKGEIQKAPTSEKLYDFDNGVAFIKQGDKIGLINPKMEVVLQPKYDIIKPFENGFARVGINKKWGIINTSGKELVEPAYDEIGNYFKNTTWARKDKTFGIVSAGNFIAVDGAEKIWDFDTQDLTFAKKNGKIGFIDLKGNWVITPIYDKAKAFSKNLAPVCVGSKWGYINPKAEFVIEPTYADAEVFSTNGLAPIKEKNWGFINESGKLVIPTQYGITANGIIAMFVKQDKGFIDGVARVKNEGKWGFLKPDGTVLSNQWFENAELFSKGSEKIQATESVTEKPKAETKPAAKPATKKKK; encoded by the coding sequence ATGAAAAAAACACTTATTTTTTTATTCGTATGTTGCATTCAATTTGTTAATAGTCAAGAATTGGCTTTAGTTAAAAAAGACTCTAAAATTGGATACATTTCTAAAGATGGAAACTTTAAAATTGAGCCTCAATACAAATCTGCAAAGAGTTTCTCTGAAGGTTTGGCCGCTGTAGAAAACGGTGGAAAATGGGGTTTTATTGACACAAAAGGAAACTGGGCAATTCCGGCAACTTTTAGTGACGCTAAAGAATTTAACAACGGAATTGCAATCGTAAAAAACGATAAAGACTGGGTGTATATTAATACTAAAGGTGAAATTCAGAAAGCACCAACTTCTGAAAAATTATATGATTTTGATAATGGTGTTGCTTTTATAAAACAAGGAGACAAAATTGGTTTAATCAACCCGAAAATGGAGGTAGTTTTGCAACCAAAATACGATATAATCAAACCGTTTGAAAATGGTTTTGCAAGAGTTGGAATCAATAAAAAATGGGGAATTATTAATACTTCCGGAAAAGAATTAGTTGAACCTGCATATGACGAAATAGGAAATTATTTTAAAAATACAACCTGGGCAAGAAAAGACAAAACGTTTGGAATTGTAAGCGCAGGGAATTTCATTGCTGTTGATGGTGCCGAAAAAATCTGGGATTTTGATACGCAGGATTTGACTTTTGCTAAAAAGAACGGAAAAATTGGATTCATTGACTTAAAAGGAAATTGGGTAATTACTCCTATATATGATAAAGCAAAAGCATTCTCAAAAAATTTAGCTCCGGTTTGCGTTGGGTCTAAATGGGGATATATTAATCCAAAAGCTGAATTTGTAATTGAACCAACATATGCTGATGCAGAAGTTTTTAGTACAAACGGATTAGCGCCGATAAAAGAAAAAAATTGGGGATTCATCAACGAATCAGGAAAACTAGTAATCCCAACTCAATACGGAATTACAGCAAATGGAATTATTGCCATGTTTGTAAAACAAGATAAAGGTTTTATCGATGGCGTTGCAAGAGTAAAAAACGAAGGAAAATGGGGATTTCTTAAACCAGACGGAACTGTATTAAGCAATCAATGGTTTGAAAATGCTGAGTTATTTTCGAAAGGATCAGAAAAAATTCAAGCAACTGAAAGTGTTACTGAGAAACCAAAAGCAGAAACAAAACCTGCAGCGAAACCAGCAACTAAAAAGAAGAAATAA
- a CDS encoding WG repeat-containing protein — MKRIFLLLLIFIQLSNAQELALVKKDGKFGLLTKDGTFAVNPKFDSARDFSDGLAAVKVNGKWRFIDDKGTLVIPATFDNAKDFNSGICLIEKNATWYYINKTGEILKGNPASDKLFDFNYGVAFFRQADKVGLINNKFEIVLAPKYDVIRAFYKGYAKVAINDKWGIIDPTGKEVVEAVYDEVGDYYNNTTWAKKGKNLGLVHNGQFIAIEGVTKFGFFGQDLIPAQKDGKFGYVNLEGQWVLKPRFDKAKEFSKNMAPVCINDKWGYINLMGSCVVQLVYSNAEPFSTSGLAAVQKGGWGFIDETGNLVIPADYEISVAFGSYFREEKGFIDGLARVKRSGKWGFIKPDGQVLNGWFQNAELFQK, encoded by the coding sequence ATGAAAAGAATATTTCTATTATTATTAATTTTTATTCAATTAAGTAATGCTCAAGAACTGGCATTGGTTAAAAAAGATGGAAAATTTGGTCTCCTTACAAAAGATGGAACTTTTGCCGTTAATCCAAAATTTGATAGTGCCAGAGATTTTTCTGATGGTTTAGCTGCTGTTAAAGTAAACGGAAAATGGAGATTTATAGATGATAAAGGTACGCTCGTAATTCCGGCAACTTTTGATAATGCTAAAGATTTTAATAGCGGAATTTGTCTTATCGAAAAAAATGCCACTTGGTATTACATCAATAAAACGGGTGAAATATTAAAAGGTAATCCCGCATCAGATAAATTATTTGATTTTAATTATGGTGTAGCATTTTTTAGACAAGCCGATAAAGTTGGACTTATCAATAATAAATTTGAAATCGTTCTGGCTCCAAAATATGATGTTATAAGAGCATTTTATAAAGGTTATGCAAAAGTGGCAATAAATGATAAATGGGGAATTATTGATCCAACCGGAAAAGAAGTTGTTGAAGCTGTTTATGATGAAGTTGGAGATTATTATAACAACACAACCTGGGCAAAAAAAGGAAAAAATTTAGGACTGGTTCATAACGGACAATTTATTGCAATAGAAGGCGTTACCAAATTTGGATTCTTTGGCCAGGATTTAATTCCAGCACAAAAAGACGGAAAATTTGGTTATGTAAATCTGGAAGGACAATGGGTTCTTAAACCAAGATTTGACAAAGCAAAAGAGTTTTCTAAAAACATGGCTCCCGTTTGTATAAATGATAAATGGGGTTATATCAATTTAATGGGTTCATGTGTTGTACAACTTGTTTATTCTAATGCAGAACCTTTTAGCACAAGCGGTCTTGCTGCTGTACAAAAAGGTGGATGGGGTTTTATTGATGAAACCGGAAATTTAGTTATCCCTGCAGATTATGAAATTTCTGTAGCATTTGGAAGCTATTTTCGCGAGGAAAAAGGATTTATCGACGGACTGGCAAGAGTAAAGCGCAGTGGCAAATGGGGTTTTATTAAACCAGATGGACAGGTTTTAAATGGATGGTTTCAGAATGCCGAACTCTTTCAAAAATAA
- a CDS encoding aromatic amino acid ammonia-lyase — MNTINEYLSLAEFESIIFGNNKVAISDVVLNRVNESFNFLKEFSGNKIIYGVNTGFGPMAQYRIKESDQIQLQYNLIRSHSSGTGKPLSPVCAKAAILARLNTLSLGNSGVHPSVIHLMAELINRDITPLIFEHGGVGASGDLVQLSHLALVLIGEGEVFYKGDRRPTQEVFEIEGLKPIQVEIREGLALINGTSVMTGIGVVNVHHANKLLDWSLKCSCAINELVQAYDDHFSEELNQTKRHKGQQEVAQRMRKNLSDSTLIRKREDHLYSGENTEEIFKEKVQEYYSLRCVPQILGPVLETINNVASILEDEFNSANDNPIIDVKNKHVYHGGNFHGDYISLEMDKLKIVITKLTMLAERQLNYLLNSKINEILPPFVNLGTLGFNFGMQGVQFTATSTTAESQMLSNPMYVHSIPNNNDNQDIVSMGTNAAVITSKVIENAFEVLAIEMITIVQAIDYLAQKDQISSVTKKWYDDIRTIIPVFKEDQVMYPFVQKVKDYLINS, encoded by the coding sequence ATGAACACAATTAATGAATATTTAAGTTTAGCAGAATTCGAATCTATTATTTTTGGAAATAACAAAGTTGCAATCAGCGATGTAGTCCTAAATCGAGTAAATGAAAGCTTTAATTTTCTGAAGGAATTTTCGGGAAATAAAATTATATATGGTGTAAATACTGGCTTTGGGCCAATGGCTCAATACCGAATTAAAGAATCTGACCAAATTCAATTACAATACAATTTAATTAGAAGTCACTCTTCCGGAACCGGAAAACCTTTAAGCCCGGTTTGTGCAAAAGCAGCAATTTTGGCTCGTTTAAATACTTTGTCACTTGGGAATTCAGGAGTTCATCCTTCGGTAATTCACTTAATGGCTGAGTTGATTAATAGAGATATTACTCCACTTATTTTTGAACACGGAGGCGTTGGTGCCAGCGGAGATTTAGTACAATTATCACATTTAGCTTTAGTTTTAATTGGCGAAGGCGAAGTTTTTTATAAAGGCGACAGAAGACCAACTCAAGAGGTTTTTGAAATCGAAGGTTTAAAACCAATTCAGGTAGAAATCAGAGAAGGTTTGGCTTTAATAAACGGAACTTCTGTAATGACCGGAATTGGAGTTGTAAATGTTCATCACGCCAATAAATTATTAGATTGGTCATTAAAATGTTCTTGTGCCATAAACGAATTGGTTCAGGCTTATGACGATCATTTCTCTGAAGAATTAAACCAAACCAAACGTCATAAAGGACAACAGGAAGTGGCTCAAAGAATGAGAAAAAATCTTTCTGACAGTACTTTAATCCGTAAAAGAGAAGACCATTTATATTCGGGAGAAAATACCGAAGAAATCTTCAAAGAAAAAGTTCAGGAATATTATTCGTTACGTTGCGTACCTCAAATTTTAGGTCCGGTTTTAGAAACTATAAATAATGTTGCTTCTATTCTTGAAGACGAATTTAACTCGGCAAACGACAATCCTATTATAGATGTAAAAAACAAACACGTTTATCACGGAGGAAATTTCCACGGCGATTATATTTCGCTTGAAATGGATAAACTGAAAATTGTTATTACCAAATTAACGATGTTGGCAGAACGTCAATTGAATTATTTATTAAATTCAAAAATCAACGAAATTCTTCCTCCATTTGTCAACTTAGGAACATTAGGATTTAATTTCGGAATGCAGGGCGTTCAGTTTACTGCAACCTCAACAACTGCCGAAAGTCAAATGTTATCAAACCCAATGTACGTTCACAGTATTCCGAACAATAACGACAATCAGGATATTGTAAGTATGGGAACAAATGCGGCGGTAATTACCTCAAAAGTAATCGAAAATGCTTTTGAAGTTTTAGCAATCGAGATGATTACAATCGTTCAGGCAATTGATTATTTGGCGCAAAAAGATCAAATTTCATCTGTAACTAAAAAATGGTACGATGATATTAGAACCATAATTCCTGTATTTAAAGAAGATCAGGTTATGTATCCTTTTGTTCAAAAAGTAAAAGATTATCTGATCAATAGTTAA
- a CDS encoding NAD(P)/FAD-dependent oxidoreductase: MIKEFVDVLVIGAGPSGCVSASYLHNNNVKIKVVEKTKFPRLVVGESLIPRVMDHFAEAELFESLDAMNFEKKLGARFIRGEEICVFDFSQKFGEGWDWTWQVPRADFDNTMAQEVLRKGIDLEFETEVLEVSFEGKNSKTIVKDKDGNLKEIHAKFIIDSSGYGRVLPRLLDLDTPSKLDPHSSIFTHVKDINREEGIEGTQISFDILETEVWLWVIPFSNGNTSLGVVGPTDFINSLSENKDNAEALRNAIQKSDYYIKRFKGTEFLFEPVKLENYSRAVKRMYGDGFALTGNSSEFLDPVFSSGVAFATESGMLAAKLYLKESQGIEVNWEVEFTEYMKRGIAVFTTYVKEWYTGNLQTLFFHQPENPEVKEKICSVLAGYVWNEENPFVKKHDHVIANMAYLLNMQKEDLNKE, encoded by the coding sequence ATGATAAAGGAGTTTGTAGATGTTTTAGTGATCGGTGCAGGACCGTCTGGATGTGTTTCTGCGTCGTATCTTCATAACAATAATGTTAAAATTAAAGTAGTAGAAAAAACAAAATTTCCAAGACTTGTTGTCGGCGAAAGCCTGATTCCCAGAGTTATGGATCATTTTGCAGAAGCTGAACTTTTCGAGAGTCTTGATGCAATGAATTTCGAAAAGAAACTCGGAGCACGTTTCATTCGAGGAGAAGAGATTTGTGTTTTTGATTTTAGCCAGAAATTTGGTGAAGGATGGGATTGGACATGGCAGGTTCCGCGTGCAGATTTTGACAACACAATGGCGCAGGAAGTGCTTAGAAAAGGAATTGATCTGGAGTTTGAAACCGAAGTTTTGGAAGTTTCTTTTGAAGGGAAAAATTCTAAAACAATCGTAAAAGATAAAGATGGAAACCTAAAAGAAATTCACGCTAAATTTATAATTGATTCCAGCGGTTATGGTCGCGTTTTACCAAGACTTTTAGATCTTGATACGCCATCAAAATTGGATCCGCATTCGTCGATTTTTACACACGTAAAAGATATTAATAGAGAAGAAGGTATTGAGGGAACTCAGATTTCATTTGATATTCTGGAAACCGAAGTTTGGTTGTGGGTAATTCCGTTTTCGAATGGAAATACTAGTTTAGGAGTTGTTGGTCCAACAGATTTTATCAATTCACTTTCTGAAAATAAAGACAATGCCGAAGCTTTAAGAAATGCGATTCAGAAATCTGATTATTATATAAAAAGATTCAAAGGAACCGAGTTTTTGTTTGAACCCGTAAAACTCGAAAATTATTCGAGAGCCGTAAAAAGAATGTACGGTGATGGTTTTGCTTTGACAGGAAATAGTTCTGAATTTCTAGATCCGGTTTTTTCATCAGGAGTTGCTTTTGCTACAGAATCCGGAATGTTAGCGGCCAAATTATACCTTAAAGAATCGCAAGGAATCGAAGTAAATTGGGAAGTTGAATTTACGGAATATATGAAACGCGGAATTGCGGTTTTTACCACTTACGTGAAAGAATGGTACACAGGAAATCTTCAGACTTTGTTTTTTCATCAACCGGAAAATCCAGAAGTAAAAGAGAAAATCTGTTCAGTTTTGGCAGGTTATGTCTGGAACGAAGAAAATCCGTTTGTGAAGAAACACGATCACGTGATCGCAAATATGGCGTATTTACTAAATATGCAAAAAGAAGATTTAAATAAAGAATAA
- a CDS encoding sodium/sugar symporter, producing MNQNLAFADYAVFIIYFIVVSAYGYTVYRKRKQDEQDAKAYFLAEGNLTWWAIGASLIASNISAEQFIGMSGEGFFLGIAVAAYEWIAAIALIIVAVWFIPVYLKNKIYTMPQFLKTRYNESTALIMAVFWLFLYVFVNLTSILYLGAVAINGLAGGEYLHVIMIGLAVFALFISLGGMKVVAYTDVIQVAVLIIGGLVTSYIALTTVGQYFGVGENAIEGFKVLMREAPEHFKMIIPKPHDTVVTAQTSQLAIDKYLTFPGLLSYLAGIWIINLNYWGCNQYITQRALGADLQTARTGILFAGILKLLMPLIVMLPGIAAYVLYQNGHLPQLVGGKDGAYSAVLTFLPTGLKGLSVAALTAAIVASLAGKVNSISTIYTLDIHKKYIQKEAGEKQQVNIGRIAVFAAMLLAVLFTWNDLLGIGGVGGFTYIQKYTGFISPGVFAMFILGMFWKRTTGAAAIVGVILGFLLSVLFNEYAPALFGNETLLYTAYSNGKGGFEIPFHICMGLSFFFTTLTMVAISFAGPKVNPKAFELDYEMFKVKPQTTVLIVITLLSIIALYVKFW from the coding sequence ATGAACCAGAACCTCGCTTTCGCAGATTATGCGGTTTTTATTATCTATTTTATCGTAGTTTCTGCCTACGGTTACACCGTTTACCGCAAGCGTAAACAAGACGAACAAGATGCTAAAGCTTACTTTTTAGCTGAAGGAAATTTAACTTGGTGGGCTATTGGAGCTTCTCTGATTGCATCAAATATTTCAGCTGAACAATTTATCGGAATGAGTGGTGAAGGTTTCTTTTTAGGAATTGCCGTTGCTGCTTATGAGTGGATTGCTGCTATTGCATTGATTATCGTTGCGGTTTGGTTTATTCCGGTATATCTTAAAAATAAGATTTATACAATGCCTCAATTCTTAAAAACACGTTATAATGAATCGACTGCGTTGATTATGGCTGTTTTCTGGTTGTTTTTGTATGTTTTTGTAAACTTAACTTCTATCTTATATTTGGGAGCAGTTGCAATTAATGGTTTAGCGGGTGGAGAATATCTGCACGTAATCATGATTGGATTGGCTGTTTTTGCTTTGTTTATTTCTCTTGGAGGAATGAAAGTTGTAGCTTATACTGACGTTATTCAGGTTGCAGTTTTGATCATTGGAGGCTTGGTAACTTCTTATATTGCGCTTACAACTGTTGGACAATATTTTGGAGTTGGCGAAAATGCTATTGAAGGTTTCAAAGTTTTAATGAGAGAAGCTCCGGAACATTTCAAAATGATCATCCCAAAACCACACGATACTGTAGTTACAGCACAAACTTCTCAACTTGCTATTGACAAATACTTAACTTTCCCTGGATTATTATCTTACTTGGCTGGTATTTGGATCATCAACTTAAACTACTGGGGTTGTAACCAATACATTACTCAAAGAGCTTTGGGTGCTGATTTACAAACGGCTCGTACAGGTATTTTGTTTGCTGGTATCTTAAAATTATTAATGCCATTAATCGTAATGTTACCTGGTATTGCAGCTTACGTTTTATACCAAAACGGACATTTACCTCAATTAGTTGGAGGAAAAGATGGCGCTTATTCTGCTGTATTGACTTTCTTGCCAACTGGATTAAAAGGACTTTCTGTAGCGGCATTGACTGCTGCAATTGTAGCTTCATTGGCTGGAAAAGTAAACAGTATTTCGACAATTTATACTTTAGATATTCATAAAAAATACATCCAGAAAGAAGCTGGCGAAAAACAACAAGTAAACATTGGTAGAATTGCCGTTTTTGCTGCAATGCTTTTGGCTGTTTTATTTACATGGAATGACCTTTTAGGAATTGGCGGAGTTGGTGGATTCACTTACATTCAAAAATACACAGGTTTTATTAGCCCGGGAGTTTTCGCAATGTTCATTCTTGGTATGTTCTGGAAAAGAACAACTGGAGCTGCGGCAATTGTTGGAGTAATTTTAGGATTCTTATTATCTGTTTTATTCAATGAATATGCGCCTGCGTTATTCGGAAATGAGACCTTATTATATACTGCTTATTCTAATGGTAAAGGAGGATTCGAAATTCCGTTCCATATTTGTATGGGATTATCATTCTTCTTTACAACATTAACAATGGTTGCGATCAGTTTTGCAGGACCAAAAGTTAATCCAAAAGCTTTTGAATTAGACTATGAAATGTTCAAAGTAAAACCACAAACAACTGTTTTAATCGTAATCACTTTATTATCTATTATCGCATTGTACGTTAAATTCTGGTAG
- a CDS encoding UDP-glucose--hexose-1-phosphate uridylyltransferase: MKNFDINEDPHRRFNPLINEWVLVSPHRAKRPWQGQNETISTEALPKYDATCYLCPGNVRANGVNNPNYESSFVFENDFAAMKQDEIIFEEDIKHTFFKAKPEQGISRVVCFSPRHDLTLPEMEIEGIENIIKTWQKEYTDLGSIKYINHVQIFENKGSVMGCSNPHPHGQIWAQSSLPTQVEKTQISLKSYFDKNGKTLLEDYVKAELRVGERVVIENDHFVALVPFWAIWPYETMIVSKKAISKITDFTAEESTAFAKILKQLTTKYDNLFSTSFPYSSGIHQSPTDGLEHPEWHFHMHFYPPLLRSATVKKFMVGYEMLGESQRDITPEKSAEILRQQSDVHYKKEGKIK; this comes from the coding sequence ATGAAAAACTTTGACATTAACGAGGACCCTCACAGACGTTTTAATCCATTAATAAACGAATGGGTTTTAGTATCACCTCATCGCGCCAAACGTCCGTGGCAAGGACAAAACGAAACTATTTCAACTGAAGCTTTACCAAAATACGACGCAACGTGTTATTTGTGTCCGGGAAATGTTCGCGCCAATGGTGTAAACAATCCTAACTACGAAAGCAGCTTTGTTTTTGAAAATGACTTCGCTGCAATGAAGCAGGACGAAATTATTTTTGAAGAAGATATCAAACACACTTTTTTTAAAGCAAAACCAGAACAGGGAATTTCCAGAGTGGTTTGTTTTTCTCCAAGACACGATCTGACTTTACCGGAAATGGAAATTGAAGGAATCGAAAATATTATCAAAACCTGGCAAAAAGAATATACTGATTTAGGAAGTATCAAATACATCAATCACGTTCAGATTTTCGAAAATAAAGGAAGCGTTATGGGTTGCAGTAATCCGCATCCACATGGACAAATCTGGGCACAATCATCTTTGCCAACTCAGGTTGAGAAAACACAAATTAGTCTAAAATCTTACTTTGATAAAAACGGCAAAACTCTTCTTGAAGATTATGTAAAAGCAGAATTAAGAGTTGGAGAACGCGTTGTAATCGAAAACGATCATTTTGTGGCTTTGGTTCCATTTTGGGCAATCTGGCCTTATGAAACTATGATTGTAAGTAAAAAAGCGATTAGCAAAATCACTGATTTTACTGCAGAAGAAAGTACCGCTTTTGCTAAAATCCTAAAGCAATTAACAACAAAATACGATAACTTATTTAGTACTTCGTTCCCATATTCTTCAGGAATTCACCAATCTCCAACAGATGGTTTAGAACATCCTGAATGGCATTTTCACATGCATTTTTATCCACCATTATTACGTTCTGCGACGGTTAAGAAATTTATGGTTGGATATGAAATGTTAGGAGAATCGCAGAGAGATATTACTCCTGAAAAAAGTGCCGAAATTTTAAGACAACAGTCTGACGTACATTATAAAAAAGAAGGAAAAATCAAATAA
- the galK gene encoding galactokinase — protein MNDILIQNTTAFFEKSFGSAPQKIVLSPGRINIIGEHIDYNDGYVLPAAIDKVICFAFEKNNTKKSKIIAIDLNEEFEIDLTEKVELSDVVWTNYIRGVIKQLQDNGFSFDGFNCVFSSNIPVGSGLSSSAALECGTIFGIKELFDLKIEKVDISLLGQKAEHWVGINCGIMDQFSSVHGLDNKVIKLDCNTLDFEYHNADFKDYSLVLFDSNVKHSLFTSEYNTRRIECEEGLSIIKNHFPEIKSFRDCTEEQLLSIQDKFSPTVFKRVHYVVKEIARVTKACEALDNGNIEILGQLLFETHYGLSQEYEVSCEELDMLVDTAKADERIIGSRLMGGGFGGCTINLIKKGHENEVKSKFSNLYLDTFGIELKFYDVKISNGTTLL, from the coding sequence ATGAATGACATTTTAATACAAAACACAACGGCATTTTTTGAGAAATCATTTGGATCTGCGCCTCAAAAAATTGTACTTTCTCCTGGAAGAATTAATATTATTGGAGAGCATATTGATTATAATGACGGTTATGTTTTACCGGCTGCAATTGACAAGGTAATTTGTTTTGCTTTCGAAAAAAACAACACCAAAAAATCTAAAATAATCGCCATTGATTTGAATGAAGAATTCGAAATTGATTTGACTGAAAAAGTTGAATTGAGCGATGTTGTCTGGACCAATTATATTCGTGGTGTAATAAAACAATTGCAGGATAACGGTTTTTCTTTTGATGGTTTCAATTGTGTTTTCAGCAGTAATATTCCGGTTGGTTCAGGATTGTCGTCTTCGGCAGCTTTAGAATGCGGAACGATTTTCGGGATCAAAGAACTTTTTGATCTTAAAATTGAGAAAGTTGATATTTCATTATTAGGACAAAAAGCGGAACATTGGGTTGGTATCAATTGTGGTATTATGGACCAGTTTTCAAGTGTTCACGGTCTTGATAATAAAGTAATAAAATTAGATTGTAACACATTAGACTTTGAATATCACAATGCTGATTTTAAAGATTATTCTTTGGTTTTATTCGACAGTAATGTAAAACATTCTCTTTTTACATCGGAATATAATACGAGAAGAATTGAGTGTGAAGAAGGATTATCGATCATTAAAAATCACTTTCCGGAAATTAAGAGTTTTAGAGATTGTACAGAAGAACAACTTTTGAGCATTCAGGATAAATTCAGCCCGACTGTATTTAAAAGAGTTCATTATGTTGTAAAAGAAATTGCCCGAGTAACAAAAGCATGTGAGGCTTTGGACAACGGAAATATAGAAATTTTAGGACAATTGCTTTTTGAGACGCATTATGGTCTTTCGCAAGAGTATGAAGTAAGCTGTGAGGAGCTGGATATGCTGGTAGATACCGCAAAAGCTGACGAGAGAATAATAGGTTCGCGTTTAATGGGCGGAGGTTTTGGCGGATGCACCATCAATTTAATAAAAAAAGGGCATGAAAATGAGGTAAAAAGTAAGTTTTCAAATCTTTATTTAGATACATTTGGGATTGAATTAAAATTTTATGATGTAAAAATCTCAAACGGAACAACACTACTTTAA
- a CDS encoding aldose epimerase family protein, whose product MEIKHISHFQEKSISNSFGLSSDNEEILAFELSNKNGMKVQITNFGATVTSLQIPLSDGKLVDVVVGFDSAASYLASYSLPSAPYFGTTVGRYAGRINKGVFSLNGKTFQLNTNNNGNALHGGNAGFGQKLWNVTDITSNENPSITFSLLSPDLDENYPGELQVDLTYTLTEKNELQLDYKATSTEDTVINLTHHSYFNLDGHDGSVLNQEMFIDSEKILETNDENIPTGNFTALSNHDFDFRTAKKCPASIDNSFVIEPTNEVVAKLLSTKNNLQMSVYTDQPSVHIYVGGNCFDTLKGKENVTYHPSSGICFETQNFPDAPNHAHFPNSVLKKGAEYRQKTVYKFENIN is encoded by the coding sequence ATGGAAATAAAACATATATCGCATTTTCAAGAGAAAAGTATTTCTAATTCATTTGGTTTATCTTCTGATAACGAAGAAATTCTCGCTTTTGAATTATCGAATAAAAACGGAATGAAAGTTCAAATTACAAATTTTGGAGCGACGGTTACTTCTTTACAAATTCCTCTTTCTGACGGAAAACTGGTAGATGTTGTTGTAGGATTTGATTCGGCAGCATCTTATTTAGCTTCTTATAGTTTGCCAAGTGCACCTTATTTTGGAACAACTGTTGGACGTTATGCGGGAAGAATTAATAAAGGTGTTTTCTCTTTAAATGGTAAAACTTTTCAGTTAAACACCAATAATAATGGTAATGCGTTACATGGCGGAAATGCTGGTTTTGGACAAAAATTATGGAACGTTACTGATATTACTTCTAATGAAAATCCGTCGATAACATTCAGTCTTTTGAGTCCTGATCTTGACGAAAATTATCCTGGAGAATTGCAGGTAGATTTAACGTATACATTAACAGAGAAAAACGAATTGCAACTGGATTATAAAGCAACTTCGACTGAAGATACAGTGATTAATCTAACGCATCACAGTTATTTTAATCTTGACGGACACGATGGTTCTGTTTTGAATCAGGAAATGTTTATTGACTCAGAGAAGATTTTAGAAACGAATGACGAGAATATTCCAACGGGAAATTTCACGGCGCTTTCTAATCATGATTTTGATTTTAGAACGGCAAAAAAATGTCCGGCTTCTATTGACAATTCTTTTGTAATTGAACCTACAAATGAAGTTGTTGCAAAATTATTGAGCACAAAAAATAATTTACAAATGAGTGTTTACACAGATCAGCCAAGTGTACATATATATGTAGGCGGAAATTGTTTTGATACTCTTAAAGGAAAAGAAAATGTAACGTATCATCCGTCAAGCGGAATTTGCTTCGAAACACAGAATTTTCCGGATGCACCAAATCATGCTCATTTTCCGAATTCAGTTTTGAAAAAAGGAGCTGAATATCGTCAAAAAACAGTCTATAAATTTGAGAATATAAATTAG